One stretch of Thermoproteales archaeon DNA includes these proteins:
- a CDS encoding MBL fold metallo-hydrolase — protein sequence MPTFEYNGVKIEHLTHSAFRIESHGKVLYIDPFQIGTFRKDADILIFTHDHYDHCSIEDTKKVAKDTAVIVSASNCRSKLIGLLHKKIFLNPGDSITVDDIRIEAVPAYNIGKPFHPKAYKGIGVVITINNVRIYHAGDTDFIPEMKELKDIDIALLPVSGVYVMDWKEAAAAVEAIKPKVAIPMHYGVIVGNIKDAERFKEKASSVCKVVII from the coding sequence ATGCCCACGTTCGAATATAATGGAGTAAAGATAGAGCATTTGACACATTCTGCCTTTAGGATAGAAAGTCATGGAAAAGTATTGTATATAGATCCTTTCCAAATCGGCACTTTTAGAAAAGACGCTGACATCCTCATCTTTACCCATGACCACTATGACCACTGCAGTATCGAAGATACTAAAAAAGTAGCGAAAGATACGGCGGTAATTGTGTCGGCATCAAATTGCAGGAGCAAGCTAATAGGCCTACTTCACAAAAAAATATTCTTAAATCCAGGAGATTCAATAACCGTAGATGATATAAGAATTGAAGCAGTGCCAGCCTATAACATAGGTAAACCCTTCCATCCTAAAGCTTACAAGGGAATAGGTGTCGTAATAACAATAAACAATGTCAGAATATATCACGCCGGAGATACCGACTTTATTCCAGAAATGAAAGAGCTTAAAGATATTGATATAGCGCTTTTACCAGTAAGCGGAGTATACGTCATGGATTGGAAAGAAGCAGCAGCGGCTGTTGAAGCTATAAAGCCCAAGGTCGCTATACCAATGCACTATGGCGTTATAGTGGGCAACATTAAAGACGCTGAAAGATTTAAAGAAAAGGCATCTAGCGTATGCAAAGTGGTGATAATCTAG